In a genomic window of Flavobacterium sp. KACC 22761:
- the msrB gene encoding peptide-methionine (R)-S-oxide reductase MsrB, giving the protein MIKWADVIHFTNKGNPAPDKRVEKTEEEWKQILTPEEFQVTRLKGTERSFSSELCSLFDPGIYECKCCATVLFDASEKFESGTGWPSFTQPIKENAIAYHADRSYGMVRVEVVCNVCDSHLGHVFPDGPPPSGLRYCINAVSLSKVK; this is encoded by the coding sequence ATGATAAAATGGGCCGATGTAATTCATTTTACAAATAAAGGAAATCCTGCTCCAGACAAAAGAGTGGAAAAAACAGAGGAAGAATGGAAACAAATTTTGACTCCAGAAGAATTTCAAGTTACTAGATTAAAGGGAACTGAAAGATCTTTTAGCTCAGAATTATGCAGTTTATTTGATCCTGGAATTTATGAATGCAAATGTTGCGCAACCGTTCTTTTTGATGCAAGTGAAAAATTTGAATCAGGAACCGGATGGCCTTCTTTTACACAACCAATCAAAGAAAATGCAATTGCATATCACGCTGATCGATCATACGGAATGGTTCGTGTTGAAGTAGTCTGCAATGTATGCGATTCTCATTTAGGTCACGTTTTTCCTGATGGCCCGCCACCTAGCGGTTTGCGTTATTGTATTAATGCTGTTTCACTTTCTAAAGTAAAATAG